The Polypterus senegalus isolate Bchr_013 chromosome 1, ASM1683550v1, whole genome shotgun sequence genome includes a window with the following:
- the rag2 gene encoding V(D)J recombination-activating protein 2 gives MSLHLVSSVSNANLIHSGFSLLRIDGDVFLFGQKGWPKRSCPTGVFNVHFKNGELKLRPISFSNGSCYLPPLRYPAITRMGPESSEKEKYLIHGGRTPNNELSSRLYIISQDSRGCNKKVILQCIEKELVGEVPESRYGHTVNIVHSHGKTACLLFGGRSYVPSGQRTTENWNSVVDCPPLVFLIDLEFGCCTSYNLPQLTDGQSFHVSLSRKDCVYVLGGHTLASDSRPPRLFKLRVELLLGRPVISCEVLTGGISLSSAIVTQVGPESEFVIMGGYESDNKKRLECNTVILDESGIHLTSRESPDWTSEIRQSKTWFGGSMEEGSVILGVPAEGRQLLSESNYFYLVKFRQEEEDPLQNCSQESTDQEQEDTAQLEDSEELYFSREPHEIEDDDTYNEDDEEDESQAGYWIKCCLGCEIDVNTWVPYYSTELNKPAMIFCSSGEGGHWVHAQCMDLSETVLVRLSQENTKYFCVDHVDIVKGLQTPPQKLPPLKSPLMKMKNRKVPIKMKMTPTKKSFLRRLFD, from the coding sequence ATGTCTCTACATTTGGTGTCCTCTGTCAGCAATGCCAACCTCATCCACTCTGGATTCTCTCTGCTGAGAATCGACGGTGATGTGTTTTTGTTTGGTCAGAAAGGATGGCCTAAGCGATCCTGTCCCACTGGAGTCTTCAACgtccattttaaaaatggagaGCTGAAATTGCGCCCCATTTCCTTTTCAAATGGGTCCTGTTATCTGCCTCCACTAAGATACCCAGCCATAACACGAATGGGACCCGAGTCTAGCGAGAAAGAAAAATATCTCATTCATGGTGGTAGGACGCCCAACAATGAGCTCTCTAGTCGTCTATACATCATCTCTCAAGATAGCAGAGGTTGCAACAAGAAGGTGATTCTCCAGTGCATCGAAAAAGAGTTGGTGGGCGAGGTTCCAGAATCTCGTTATGGCCACACAGTCAATATCGTGCACAGTCATGGGAAAACAGCTTGTTTGCTTTTCGGTGGGCGATCATACGTCCCTTCAGGACAAAGGACAACTGAAAACTGGAACAGTGTTGTAGACTGTCCTCCTTTAGTCTTTCTAATCGACTTAGAATTCGGTTGCTGCACCTCGTATAACTTGCCTCAGCTAACCGATGGTCAGTCATTTCATGTCTCCCTGTCTAGGAAAGACTGTGTATATGTTCTTGGTGGTCATACACTAGCAAGCGACTCTCGACCTCCCAGGCTTTTCAAGTTGCGTGTTGAACTCCTTCTGGGGAGGCCAGTCATCAGCTGTGAGGTTCTCACTGGTGGCATCTCACTCTCCAGTGCCATTGTGACTCAAGTGGGCCCAGAATCTGAATTTGTCATCATGGGTGGGTATGAATCCGACAATAAGAAGCGTCTGGAATGCAACACGGTCATTCTGGACGAGAGTGGGATACACCTCACTTCGAGAGAATCGCCGGACTGGACCAGTGAGATAAGGCAGAGCAAGACTTGGTTTGGGGGCAGTATGGAGGAAGGCTCAGTGATCCTGGGCGTCCCCGCTGAAGGAAGGCAACTTCTATCTGAATCAAACTACTTTTATTTGGTCAAATTCcgccaagaagaagaagatccatTGCAGAACTGCAGTCAAGAATCCACCGACCAAGAGCAAGAAGACACAGCTCAGTTAGAAGACTCTGAGGAGTTGTATTTCAGCCGGGAACCGCATGAAATCGAAGATGATGACACCTACAATGAGGACGATGAGGAAGACGAGTCTCAGGCAGGGTATTGGATCAAGTGTTGCCTGGGGTGTGAGATTGATGTGAACACCTGGGTGCCTTACTATTCCACTGAGTTGAACAAGCCTGCCATGATTTTTTGCTCCAGTGGTGAAGGAGGCCATTGGGTTCACGCCCAGTGTATGGATCTGTCGGAAACGGTGCTTGTCCGCCTTTCTCAGGAGAATACCAAGTACTTTTGTGTGGATCACGTGGACATTGTCAAAGGGCTACAGACACCACCACAGAAGCTGCCTCCGCTGAAATCTCCACTCATGAAGATGAAGAATCGAAAGGTGCCTATTAAAATGAAGATGACACCAACAAAGAAGTCCTTCCTCAGAAGACTATTTGATTGA